In a genomic window of Lacrimispora sp. BS-2:
- a CDS encoding phosphoadenosine phosphosulfate reductase family protein, which yields MEEQKKPLDYKIQKAVEAIGKGFELSKGAVGVAFSGGKDSTVLWHLIRTHFPDAKYHVIFGNTTVEFPESLKFARKLGEEWSNENVQFHEVLPDKLQDDGLKYEAQKEVLEWLIQEDRINEVLKEDGKLKSTVSLERKATPEMWEDFRNRGLVWKKGTMKSFNWCVDQYGYPILGKAASKLTAKRINIDCFLRFSKSESEKQETLEYYDLIRNVKTSNHCCSILKKEPSEKKQAELGIDVIMKGLMAAESHARLLSFSTRGYIFKSHRPHAPKFYHVSPLGIWTDDDIWEYIRKYDVPYTSLYDMQYTNNKGEICHIKRNGCVGCCTDIAFKDNHMSVLRQTHPDRWEQQMKSGLGEQLMNLQKYKGNGRVNYLNIALDVEDAVDMRPCVFDDVGERIVEDELTSSEYDSEADDEELTGGVR from the coding sequence ATGGAGGAACAGAAAAAGCCGCTGGATTACAAAATACAGAAAGCGGTTGAGGCTATTGGGAAAGGATTTGAATTATCTAAAGGCGCGGTTGGCGTTGCCTTTAGTGGCGGAAAGGATTCTACAGTTCTCTGGCATTTGATCAGGACGCATTTTCCTGATGCAAAATACCATGTGATTTTTGGGAATACCACAGTAGAGTTTCCGGAAAGCTTGAAATTTGCAAGAAAGCTGGGAGAAGAATGGAGCAACGAAAACGTTCAGTTTCATGAGGTTCTGCCGGATAAGCTGCAGGATGATGGTCTAAAATACGAGGCACAGAAGGAAGTACTGGAATGGCTGATTCAGGAGGACAGAATCAATGAGGTCCTTAAAGAAGACGGAAAACTTAAGTCAACGGTATCTTTGGAGAGGAAAGCGACACCGGAGATGTGGGAAGATTTTCGAAATAGGGGTCTTGTTTGGAAGAAAGGAACAATGAAATCCTTTAACTGGTGTGTTGATCAGTATGGTTATCCGATTCTTGGGAAAGCGGCTTCTAAGTTGACAGCTAAGAGAATTAATATTGATTGCTTTCTTCGGTTCTCCAAGTCCGAGTCAGAAAAACAGGAAACCCTGGAATACTATGATTTGATCCGAAATGTAAAGACATCAAACCACTGTTGTTCAATCCTGAAAAAGGAACCATCAGAGAAGAAACAGGCTGAACTTGGAATTGATGTGATTATGAAAGGCTTAATGGCTGCTGAAAGCCATGCCAGATTGTTATCCTTTTCGACCAGGGGTTATATCTTCAAGAGCCACAGGCCACATGCGCCGAAATTCTACCATGTGTCACCTCTTGGAATATGGACGGATGATGATATATGGGAATACATACGAAAATATGATGTGCCGTATACATCATTGTATGATATGCAGTACACAAATAATAAAGGTGAGATTTGCCATATAAAGCGAAATGGCTGTGTCGGCTGTTGTACTGACATTGCATTTAAGGACAATCATATGTCAGTTCTGCGCCAGACTCATCCGGATCGCTGGGAGCAGCAAATGAAATCCGGTCTTGGTGAGCAGTTAATGAACCTGCAGAAATATAAAGGTAATGGTAGGGTAAATTATCTAAATATTGCTTTGGACGTTGAAGATGCAGTGGATATGAGGCCATGTGTTTTTGATGATGTCGGCGAGCGCATTGTAGAAGATGAATTAACATCAAGTGAATATGATAGCGAGGCCGACGATGAAGAATTGACAGGAGGAGTAAGATGA
- a CDS encoding DNA adenine methylase, which produces MKSLLHYPGSKKRIASWIIENMPKHHSYLDPYFGGGAILFAKPPSRIETVNDLDGDVVNFFRVIQNPESCQELQDWLTYTPYSRQVYEETFQEEPQSPVERAGYFAVRSMQSHGFRLNGDCGWKKDVYGREAAYAVRNWNKLPEALAEMVVRLKGVQIENRPALELIRAFDHENVLIYLDPPYVLSTRGRKQYRHEMSDQDHEELLETVIHSRAKVMLSGYDCDLYERYLKDWYKLQMPARAQNNHRRVETLWMNFEPVEQMRLESKAGQEAGAPALMPAT; this is translated from the coding sequence ATGAAGTCTTTATTACATTATCCCGGAAGTAAGAAACGGATCGCTTCCTGGATAATTGAGAATATGCCTAAACACCACAGCTATCTAGATCCGTACTTTGGGGGAGGGGCTATCCTTTTCGCAAAGCCCCCTTCCAGGATTGAGACGGTAAACGATCTTGACGGTGATGTGGTGAATTTCTTCCGGGTGATACAGAATCCGGAAAGCTGTCAGGAGTTGCAGGACTGGCTTACATATACGCCGTATTCCAGGCAGGTCTATGAGGAAACCTTCCAGGAAGAGCCTCAGTCCCCTGTGGAGCGGGCAGGTTACTTTGCAGTAAGATCCATGCAGAGCCACGGATTCAGATTGAATGGGGATTGCGGTTGGAAGAAAGATGTCTATGGCAGGGAAGCGGCCTATGCGGTCCGGAACTGGAATAAGCTGCCGGAAGCATTGGCAGAAATGGTCGTTAGGCTGAAAGGCGTGCAGATCGAAAACAGACCGGCGCTGGAACTGATCAGAGCCTTTGATCATGAGAATGTCCTGATCTATTTGGATCCTCCCTATGTATTATCTACACGAGGCCGGAAGCAGTATCGGCATGAAATGTCTGATCAGGATCATGAGGAGCTGCTGGAGACGGTGATCCACAGCCGGGCAAAGGTAATGCTTTCCGGATATGACTGTGATCTTTATGAGCGGTATTTGAAAGACTGGTATAAATTGCAGATGCCGGCCAGGGCTCAGAATAATCATAGGCGAGTGGAAACATTGTGGATGAACTTTGAGCCGGTGGAGCAGATGAGATTAGAGTCAAAGGCAGGCCAGGAAGCGGGGGCACCGGCACTGATGCCTGCTACGTAA
- a CDS encoding helix-turn-helix domain-containing protein, whose translation MNKETAEQLARTAALEAVKEFEKSQKKNKRVKVFQNAKKLMENYNRICQSVQEGVSELSDVDDGEELEELSAEDIYINSIIKSKLRSIVMIAHIDKCLKLLEDEEYRKETPEKYKAFKYYYLDGMTPKSIAEILDNCAERTVWRWISELTDILSVYLFGADAIILD comes from the coding sequence ATGAATAAAGAGACAGCAGAGCAGTTAGCAAGAACAGCGGCACTTGAGGCCGTAAAGGAATTTGAGAAGTCTCAGAAAAAGAATAAGCGGGTAAAGGTATTTCAGAACGCCAAGAAGCTGATGGAGAACTATAACCGGATTTGCCAGAGCGTCCAAGAGGGCGTGTCGGAGCTGTCGGACGTGGACGATGGGGAAGAACTGGAGGAGTTATCGGCAGAGGATATTTACATAAACAGCATCATTAAAAGCAAGCTCCGGAGCATTGTCATGATTGCACATATTGATAAATGCTTGAAACTTTTGGAAGACGAGGAGTATCGGAAGGAGACACCAGAGAAGTATAAGGCCTTTAAATATTATTATCTTGACGGCATGACTCCGAAATCCATAGCAGAAATACTGGATAATTGTGCAGAAAGGACTGTGTGGCGGTGGATTTCAGAACTTACGGATATCTTAAGCGTTTACTTGTTCGGTGCAGATGCCATCATTCTGGACTAA